The genomic region CGCACAGACAACGCCTTGGCGATCTCCACCATTTGCTGCTGGGCCAGGCTGAGCCTCTTTACCGGAATGCGGCCGCTCATTTCCTGGCCAAAGCTGGCCAGCAACTCCTCGGAGCGGCGTTCCATCGCCTCCCGGTCCAGCCATCCCAGAGGTCCCCGCGCCAGTTCATGTCCCAGGAAGATGTTCTCCGCAACTGTCATCCCCTGAAGGAGGTTCAGTTCCTGGTGAATCATGGTGATTCCCAGATCCCTGGCTACGATGGGAGAGTCCACCAGGTGGAAACGGCCGCCGAAGCGGATCTTGCCGGCGTCAGGCTGGTAGGCGCCGGACAGGATCTTCATCAGGGTTGACTTCCCGGCACCGTTCTCCCCCACCAGGGCGTGGCACTCTCCTGCCTCCACCGCCAGGTTAGCCTTGTCGAGAGCCAGCACTCCCGGGAACTGCTTGGTGATGGCCTGCATCTCGAGCAACGGCATGGGTTGCGCCCTCGACTATTTGATTGCCAATCGTGATCCGCACCGTAGGACGAGTCGGCTCTTACGGCAAGAGGCGGCGCTCTATCGAAGCGAGTGACTAGCCCGCATTTCTCACCAGGCCGCTGGTGGCATGACGAAAGGTAGTTTATCTTTCAGTTCCTTGATTGGCTCCATGGTAAGGGCTTGCAGGTAACAGACGGCGCTGGGCATGCCCTGGCTTGTCCTTTTCCCTTCAGCGCGCACAGGCTCCCTCGACCGTAGAAACCGCTACGCTCTTCGGTCGCGAGCACGCGCTGAAGGGAAAATTCCTGCGCCATGATCATGCCCCCTGGTGAGAAATGCGGACTAGTGATCAGTTGTCAGTGGTCAGTGTTTTGTGGAGCGTTCCGCAAGCAGGCAAACACCAAAACGACCAGGTTGTATGTGCCAAACGACTACGCTGTCATGAACCAGATGCCTGTCTCAACGATCGAATCAGCAGTCAATTGCCACGGGAGGGCCAGCCACCGGCAGCGAGTATCTACCCCAACGCCGCAACATCTACGGCACGGCTTTGCCGGCGGGTCCGTTCAGCGTCAGGCTACACCAGCTCCCAGGCCTCACGAAGGGTTCGTTTGGCATTGGCCAACACCATCCGGCTGCTCTCGCCGGGCAGAGGCTTGACCTCGAAGCTCAGGATGCGAGGCTGGTTTTCTTTGAGATATCCGATTTCAATCAGGGTTCTGATGTATTCGACCACCTCGGGCACATCGTTTTCCCCTCCGGCAATGCCGAACCTGGGATGCTGGTCGCCATAGGCCGGATGAGCGGTGTCCCTCATGAGGCAATTCCCCATGTGGGCGTGGACCAGGTGATCCTTGGCAACGTGGAGCGCGTACCGGGTGGTTTCTCTCTGCAGGGGCAGATGGCTCAAGTCCAGCATGAGGCCGAAATTGTCGTGTTTCTGCCTCACCCGCTCCGAAAAGCTCACCGCCTCGGCGTTGGGACCGATGAGAGCCTTCTTGTCGATGTCGAAATCGAAAGTTTCCACCACCACCTTGAGGTCGCCCTTGGAAGCTGCATGGGAGCAGATTCTGTCGAAGGAATCCACCAACAGGTCGGTGGCCGTCTGCCGCTTCTCCTCGCCCGGGTGAGGTCCGCTCAGAAAGGCCACTCCGCGGCAACCCATCTCCACGGCTTCATCCACGCAGGCAAGACAGCGCTCAACGGCGGCCTGGCGCGTGTCGGCATCCAGGCTGTTGAGATCGAGCTTGTTGACCAATTGCACCGGTTGGCTTCCGTAGGTGACCACGATCTTGCTGGAAACCAACATCTCCCGCGCCGCTTTTCGCACCTCGGGATCCCGTATGGTCGTAATTTCAATGACGTCGAAGAAATCGTCGGTCAACACCGAGTCCAATGTCTCCAACACCGGCCCCTCTCCCGTGAGAACCTCGGGAAAGGCCATGAAATGAACCAATCCGACCTGCATGTATTTTTTCCAGGAAACATCCATCAGGACCTCCTATACCGCTTGAAGAAACTTCGCATTCTGCCGCGTCCGTGCAGCCCGCCGGCGGCGTCCCAAAATCATACACAAATCGAACCCCGTTTCAACCGGGGCCGATCGAGGATTGTCAGATTCGCGACCTGCCGGTGTCAAGGAACGCGATCACCCGGCGTCAGCCGCCTCGCGATCGAAACCGCGATCTTGGGGTTTCGCGTCCGTTCGCGCCCCTTCGTGAACTGAGAGCCGACGTGTCCGGCCATCGGTGAAATTTGCTCGCTCGTTGCCAACCCATCCCCAATCGCGAAACTTTCCGGCGGCGGGGTGAAGGATCTGTCGTACAATAGCCGCTGATCCTCAGGGATGGGCAGGCTCTGCCGTTTCCGCCGCGAGGGGCTGCTTCTTCCGGTCCAGCAGGTTGCCATGAATTCAACAGCCCTTGGCTGCCTGACCGCACTGCTGATTGCAGCATTGCCGGCCGCAGGCCAGCACCGTTCCGAGGCGACCGATCCGCCCAATATTCTGCTGGTCACCATCGATACCCTGCGGGCCGATCATCTTTCCTGCTACGGCTACCACCGCAAGACCAGTCCCAACATCGACGCTCTGGCTGCCCAGGGAGTTCGCTTCGAACACGCCTACTGCACAATCCCCCTGACCGGTCCTTCCCACGTTTCGCTCTTCTCCAGCCGATACCCGCAAGAGCATGGGGTTCGCATCAACGGGGTCCCAATCCCCAAGGACTCCAAGTGGCTTTACCTGCCCCAGATCCTGCGGCGTTTCGGCTATTTCAACGCGGCCTTCGTAAGCGCCTGGCCACTGGCTTCTCACTTGACCGGCTTCTCCCATTGGTTCCAGATCTACGACGAGGACATGAAGCGGCGCTATCAGTTCCTGAACTCCAGCCGCTTTGCCGAAGATGTCACGCCGCAGGCTATTTCCTGGCTTGAGGATCAGCGGGTGGAGCCGTTTTTTCTCTGGGTGCATTACTTCGATCCGCACGCCCCCTACCATCTGAGAAAGGGTTTCGCAGAACCGGCAACCAATGGACATGCAGCGGCAACGCATCCCGAAATCAGCGCCGCCATGAAGGATCGCATTCGCCGCTACGACTCGGAAATCGGCTATGTCGACCACCACTTGGGGTTGCTACTGAGGGCCCTGGACAAGGTGGGTGCCCGGGACTCGACGCTCTTGATTCTGACGTCCGACCATGGGGAGAGCCTGGGAGAGCATGACTATGTGGGCCACGGTCGCCACCTATACGACTCCATCCTGAGGGTCCCCCTGATTGTCCGGTACCCCGGCCGGATCGAACCCGGAAAAGTTATTGACGCCCCCGTGAGCCTGCTGGACGTAACCCCTACGATTCTGGATCTTTCGGGACTCTCTCAACGTCAGCCCCCCATTCCGGCCAACTTCGTGGGAAGAAGTCTGGCAGGAGCCATTCAAAACGGAAATCCCCTGCCGGAACATCCCGTGCGGTTCCTGACCTTTGCCGGCAAAAAGGGCTGGACCCCCTCCTGGCTCTCCTTTTCCTGGGCCTGGCTGCGTTACCCCAAGCTGCCACTCCGCCTGGGTTGGCTGAATGGCCCTTCCAAGTCCGTTTGGACCCCTCGGGAGAAGTCCCTTCTCATTTTCGATCTGGCCAGCGACGTCCATGAGTTGGATCCCGTGTCGGTCAGCTCCGAAAACGACCGCTTCACTGAAGAGACCACCCCGCTGGAGCTTTGGTTCAAGGCCACCGACCTGACCGAGGCGGACATGAAGCGCGCCAAGCGGGACGAAGAAATCCTGAAGAGCCTGGGGTACACGCAATAGAGTTTCCCCCTAACAAGCTGGAACCCGGTTTCTCACCGGGTGGCTGGTGCCTCCGGATGGATGCGGCATGAGCGGCTACTGGCGTTGGGTCCTGAAGCGGTCGGCCTGGGTCCTTCTTCTGCTGGGAGCCGTCAGTGCGCTGCTGCTCCCCTCCCTCGACGACCTCCGGATCAACACCTCCCCCTCGACCCTGATTCTCTCGGACTCCCCTGCCAACCTCGTCCATCAGAAGACACGCCGGATTTTCGGCAATGACGAAGTCCTGCTGATCGGTCTCACGGCGGACGACCTGCTCCACACGGACACCCTCGCTTCCATTCGGCAGGTCACCTGGGACATCGAGGCGATCTCCGGGGTGAGGCGGGTGCTGAGCCTTACCAATACGCTGGACATTCTGGAGCGAGACGGTGCTGTTGAAATATCCCCCCTGATTCCCGAGTCCCCGGAACAGCTGGATCCGCAGGCGTTACGGGCTCGCCTCCGCGACAACCCCCTGTACGAAAAGGAGTTGATCTCGTCCGATT from Acidobacteriota bacterium harbors:
- a CDS encoding sulfatase — encoded protein: MNSTALGCLTALLIAALPAAGQHRSEATDPPNILLVTIDTLRADHLSCYGYHRKTSPNIDALAAQGVRFEHAYCTIPLTGPSHVSLFSSRYPQEHGVRINGVPIPKDSKWLYLPQILRRFGYFNAAFVSAWPLASHLTGFSHWFQIYDEDMKRRYQFLNSSRFAEDVTPQAISWLEDQRVEPFFLWVHYFDPHAPYHLRKGFAEPATNGHAAATHPEISAAMKDRIRRYDSEIGYVDHHLGLLLRALDKVGARDSTLLILTSDHGESLGEHDYVGHGRHLYDSILRVPLIVRYPGRIEPGKVIDAPVSLLDVTPTILDLSGLSQRQPPIPANFVGRSLAGAIQNGNPLPEHPVRFLTFAGKKGWTPSWLSFSWAWLRYPKLPLRLGWLNGPSKSVWTPREKSLLIFDLASDVHELDPVSVSSENDRFTEETTPLELWFKATDLTEADMKRAKRDEEILKSLGYTQ
- a CDS encoding TIM barrel protein, which gives rise to MDVSWKKYMQVGLVHFMAFPEVLTGEGPVLETLDSVLTDDFFDVIEITTIRDPEVRKAAREMLVSSKIVVTYGSQPVQLVNKLDLNSLDADTRQAAVERCLACVDEAVEMGCRGVAFLSGPHPGEEKRQTATDLLVDSFDRICSHAASKGDLKVVVETFDFDIDKKALIGPNAEAVSFSERVRQKHDNFGLMLDLSHLPLQRETTRYALHVAKDHLVHAHMGNCLMRDTAHPAYGDQHPRFGIAGGENDVPEVVEYIRTLIEIGYLKENQPRILSFEVKPLPGESSRMVLANAKRTLREAWELV